The following proteins are co-located in the Rheinheimera salexigens genome:
- a CDS encoding integrase domain-containing protein, whose protein sequence is MARKTTPLSDAEIRSAKTKDKLYSLYDGEGLELRISAAGNKSWLFRYVRPHVKKSNYIKIGSYPETSLAQARKARAEYRELIAKEIDPQKWLDAKNDRIRNEISSTLAEVAEQWFAIKFTKVTPRHAANIKTTFTMHLFPTLGNWPVNELTAPVVIRELKPLEAAGKHETVTRACQRMNELMTWCVNTGIIQHNPLAGIKAAFIAAQSTHMPTIKPEQLPELMRTLHYAQIRIVTRCLIEWQLHTMVRPSEAARTRWCEIDIENMLWTIPPERMKQKREHQVPLTEQTLALLDYMRPISSKSEFLFPADRNLGKSACSETANRALRRMGYAGILVSHGLRALASTTLNEQGFDHDVIEAALAHQDKNQVRSAYNRATYIERRRKLMEWWSNHIEEAATGKMIISGKAGLKVV, encoded by the coding sequence GTGGCAAGAAAAACAACACCATTGAGCGATGCTGAGATTAGATCTGCTAAGACAAAAGATAAGCTTTACTCGCTGTACGATGGCGAAGGCTTAGAGCTACGGATCTCAGCTGCTGGCAATAAAAGCTGGTTGTTTCGCTATGTTCGCCCACACGTAAAAAAATCTAATTACATTAAAATTGGCAGCTATCCTGAAACGTCATTAGCTCAAGCAAGAAAAGCCCGTGCTGAATACCGCGAATTAATTGCTAAAGAAATTGATCCGCAAAAATGGCTTGATGCTAAAAACGATAGGATCAGAAATGAAATAAGCTCAACGTTAGCTGAAGTAGCAGAGCAATGGTTTGCTATTAAGTTTACTAAAGTTACGCCACGCCATGCTGCTAATATTAAAACCACATTTACTATGCACTTATTCCCTACCCTTGGTAACTGGCCTGTCAATGAACTGACAGCACCCGTTGTTATTCGGGAACTTAAACCACTGGAAGCGGCTGGCAAACATGAAACGGTTACTCGTGCTTGTCAGCGAATGAACGAGCTAATGACGTGGTGTGTTAATACCGGAATTATACAGCATAACCCGCTGGCCGGAATAAAAGCGGCATTCATTGCTGCGCAATCAACGCACATGCCAACGATAAAGCCAGAGCAATTACCAGAGTTAATGAGAACATTACATTACGCTCAGATTAGGATAGTGACACGCTGTTTAATTGAATGGCAGTTACATACAATGGTTAGGCCGTCAGAAGCGGCGCGAACACGCTGGTGTGAAATTGATATCGAAAATATGCTTTGGACAATACCACCTGAGCGTATGAAGCAAAAAAGAGAACACCAGGTACCGCTAACTGAGCAGACTTTAGCGTTATTAGATTATATGCGGCCAATAAGTAGCAAATCAGAGTTTCTATTTCCAGCCGATCGAAACTTAGGCAAATCAGCATGCAGCGAAACAGCTAACCGAGCACTGAGGCGTATGGGCTATGCCGGCATTCTGGTTTCACACGGGTTACGTGCGCTGGCAAGTACAACGCTAAATGAACAAGGCTTTGATCATGATGTAATAGAAGCTGCGTTAGCGCATCAAGATAAAAACCAAGTGCGCTCAGCATATAACCGCGCTACATACATTGAGCGTCGACGTAAACTTATGGAATGGTGGAGTAATCACATAGAAGAAGCCGCAACTGGCAAAATGATTATTTCTGGCAAAGCTGGCTTGAAGGTTGTTTAA
- the flgA gene encoding flagellar basal body P-ring formation chaperone FlgA: MKKYQNLLPRVSQLYLIMLMMLLPSYVIAIEYTPAELTQAADTWLQQELAQLSNGELMPKLTALDDRIGAKSCAEPVEFSLSQPISQRQNTILIQCSVDEQWKLYLSVRIDEIVQAVILKQNIATGAHITADMLALETRERRFVRGSLVSEPRQIIGAKAKRSLSMGQMLTLQDVCLVCKGDVVTISISNNGLNVAATGIAQQDGSLGDTIELINRQSKRTVRAEVMGVSSVSIKF; this comes from the coding sequence ATGAAAAAGTACCAAAATTTATTACCGAGAGTAAGCCAATTATACCTAATTATGCTGATGATGTTACTGCCAAGTTATGTAATAGCTATAGAATATACACCAGCAGAATTAACCCAAGCTGCGGATACTTGGTTGCAACAAGAGTTAGCCCAACTGAGTAACGGCGAGCTAATGCCTAAACTCACCGCTTTAGATGACCGGATTGGTGCTAAAAGCTGTGCTGAACCTGTTGAATTTAGTTTGTCTCAACCCATTAGCCAGCGCCAAAATACTATTTTAATTCAGTGCTCAGTTGATGAGCAATGGAAGCTGTATTTATCAGTACGTATTGATGAAATAGTGCAAGCGGTGATTTTAAAACAAAATATTGCTACAGGTGCCCACATTACGGCCGATATGTTGGCATTAGAAACCCGTGAACGACGCTTTGTTCGTGGCAGCTTAGTATCAGAGCCTCGCCAAATTATTGGCGCCAAAGCAAAACGCTCGTTAAGTATGGGCCAAATGCTAACCTTGCAGGATGTTTGTCTTGTGTGTAAAGGCGATGTTGTTACAATATCAATTAGCAATAACGGCTTAAATGTTGCCGCTACGGGTATTGCCCAACAAGACGGAAGTTTAGGCGATACTATTGAGCTAATTAACCGCCAATCTAAACGTACGGTTCGCGCCGAAGTGATGGGCGTGAGTAGCGTAAGCATTAAATTTTAA
- the flgM gene encoding flagellar biosynthesis anti-sigma factor FlgM encodes MAININSLQGNTPSSTQVKTDQVEQQTQRQQATVQQNASQAPNQKQDSVSLTPQAQQLTRLTEKASNSSGIDQEKVDKIKQAISEGKYKINVEQLAKRIVEFESELFGR; translated from the coding sequence ATGGCTATTAATATCAATAGTTTACAAGGCAACACCCCAAGTAGTACTCAAGTTAAAACTGACCAGGTTGAGCAACAAACTCAACGTCAGCAAGCGACTGTGCAACAAAATGCGAGTCAGGCACCAAATCAGAAGCAAGATTCTGTATCGCTAACGCCACAAGCACAGCAATTAACTAGACTGACTGAGAAAGCCAGTAATAGTAGCGGTATTGATCAAGAGAAAGTGGATAAGATTAAACAGGCTATTAGCGAAGGCAAATATAAAATTAACGTGGAACAACTGGCAAAACGTATTGTCGAGTTTGAAAGCGAGCTATTCGGCCGTTAA
- a CDS encoding LPP20 family lipoprotein, which yields MSEYWKMKLALYKTNNRLGYKLVAKLGLGLALTALASACTPLYNRHIEYAQVVPQSFPVLHAVGYAPIKLQTGESEQQQMLQAMTASKLDAYRELTEMVYGQKVDAKSDVKDMVLTNNALSASVSGVIKGAKVLKTYAVDDVYITELELDFEQVYQLYQNTHPQQKIKRIRYYY from the coding sequence ATGAGTGAATACTGGAAAATGAAGCTGGCATTGTACAAAACAAATAACAGGCTAGGGTATAAGTTAGTAGCTAAGCTAGGCCTAGGCTTAGCCCTAACAGCTTTAGCTAGCGCTTGTACGCCATTGTATAACCGCCATATAGAATATGCCCAAGTAGTACCACAGAGCTTTCCGGTATTGCATGCGGTAGGCTATGCGCCTATTAAGTTACAAACTGGCGAAAGCGAGCAGCAACAAATGCTGCAAGCCATGACAGCTTCAAAATTAGATGCTTATCGTGAGTTAACCGAAATGGTATACGGCCAAAAAGTTGACGCCAAATCTGACGTTAAAGATATGGTGCTAACCAATAATGCGTTATCGGCATCCGTAAGTGGTGTGATTAAAGGCGCTAAAGTATTAAAAACCTATGCCGTTGATGATGTTTACATTACCGAATTAGAACTCGATTTTGAGCAGGTTTATCAGCTGTATCAAAATACTCATCCGCAGCAAAAAATTAAACGTATTCGTTATTACTATTAA
- a CDS encoding CheR family methyltransferase, protein MPNRELYDIEYKQFRDFLELQCGIVLGENKQYLVKSRLAPLMQRFAVGSLSELVQKTLNPLERQLRIEVIDAMTTNETLWFRDTYPFELLKKMIFPELEKNSRNIKIWSAASSSGQEPYSIAMSLLEYQQLRPSAYNLNATILGTDISKTMLEHCQRGEYDGLALARGLSPERRSRFFTDSGKGLMQLKPEVKKNVSFRHLNLLDNYSLLGKFDIIFCRNVLIYFSTDVKAKIIAKLSQSLNPRGFLILGASESLSSINSEFEMIRCNPGIIYRKKT, encoded by the coding sequence GTGCCGAATAGAGAGCTGTATGACATCGAATATAAACAATTTCGCGATTTTCTAGAACTGCAATGCGGCATTGTATTAGGTGAAAATAAGCAATATTTAGTAAAAAGTCGTTTAGCGCCTTTAATGCAGCGTTTTGCGGTGGGCTCATTATCTGAATTAGTGCAAAAAACCTTAAACCCTTTAGAGCGCCAGTTAAGAATAGAAGTTATCGATGCCATGACCACCAACGAAACGTTATGGTTTCGTGATACTTATCCATTTGAATTATTAAAAAAAATGATTTTTCCAGAGCTGGAAAAAAATAGTCGTAATATCAAAATTTGGTCGGCAGCCAGTTCTAGTGGCCAAGAGCCGTATTCAATTGCCATGTCACTATTAGAATACCAGCAGTTACGGCCGTCGGCTTATAACCTAAATGCGACTATTTTAGGCACAGATATCTCAAAAACCATGCTAGAGCATTGCCAGCGTGGTGAATATGACGGTTTAGCCTTAGCACGAGGTTTATCACCGGAACGTCGTAGCCGTTTTTTTACCGATAGCGGCAAAGGGTTAATGCAATTAAAACCGGAAGTAAAAAAGAATGTTAGCTTTCGGCACTTAAATTTATTAGACAATTACAGCTTACTGGGTAAATTTGATATTATTTTTTGTCGCAATGTGCTTATTTACTTTTCCACTGATGTTAAAGCAAAAATCATAGCGAAATTGTCCCAATCCCTTAACCCACGTGGTTTTCTTATCCTTGGCGCGTCGGAATCTTTGTCCAGTATAAATAGTGAATTCGAGATGATCCGCTGTAATCCTGGCATTATTTATCGTAAAAAAACGTAA
- the flgB gene encoding flagellar basal body rod protein FlgB: MAISFDKAFGLHPEALMIRDRRAQVLSENIANADTPGYKARDIDFGQAMKLAQARQSGSVGRTHEKHFAISSQVGGDTLFRNPDQADTGDGNTVDIHHERNAFMKNSMEYQASLAFLTARISGMKKAITGGGQ; this comes from the coding sequence ATGGCAATCAGTTTCGACAAAGCATTTGGTCTGCATCCTGAGGCGTTAATGATCCGAGATCGGCGCGCCCAGGTGCTATCCGAAAATATCGCTAACGCCGACACCCCAGGCTACAAAGCCCGAGATATAGACTTTGGCCAAGCAATGAAGTTGGCTCAAGCTCGACAATCAGGGTCAGTAGGCCGCACCCATGAAAAGCATTTTGCAATCTCCAGCCAAGTAGGTGGTGATACTTTATTCCGTAATCCCGATCAGGCTGATACCGGTGACGGCAATACGGTTGATATCCATCACGAACGTAATGCTTTTATGAAAAATAGTATGGAATATCAAGCCAGCTTAGCTTTTTTAACCGCCAGAATTAGCGGTATGAAAAAAGCCATTACCGGTGGAGGCCAATAA
- a CDS encoding flagellar assembly protein T N-terminal domain-containing protein: protein MKRNTIISSLVLFLFAAPSKAVWYEATGQAQIKQGDLAQARHFAINDALSRAALFAGADVNSTQQVLNGVLQSSTLDVNSQHQVSQLQLMTETQSGNVLTVVIRADIEPKATTACATGQYQKPLLLSQIRLAAREDAIYGQLFSLDKDATSQLHYHLQDLTTAVTTTVLSHSTMLDELKYPYTDQLFRQGAQYIVSATIKDLSLGDKSHHFWQSARKQRFFALDVVLYDLFEQSVVFQQEYRTESTWPYKDNSTPASHSQAFWQLPYGQKIDQVLTAVAQDLQQQLQCKPLLTSITQVSNNQVFFNIGKQHGLKVGDKLQLIQVKRHPAQPQIKQLTHSDIQLVVRQVSEQHAMAEPEQHTLIQHIQAADIVGVHKSQD from the coding sequence ATGAAACGTAATACGATTATATCCAGCTTAGTGTTGTTTTTGTTTGCAGCCCCAAGCAAAGCTGTTTGGTATGAAGCCACCGGACAAGCGCAAATTAAACAAGGTGATTTGGCACAAGCCAGACATTTTGCCATTAATGATGCCTTAAGCCGCGCAGCACTGTTTGCCGGAGCTGATGTTAATAGCACACAACAAGTGCTGAATGGTGTATTACAAAGCTCGACACTGGATGTGAATAGCCAACACCAGGTTAGCCAACTGCAATTAATGACTGAAACCCAAAGCGGCAATGTACTTACCGTGGTTATTCGAGCTGATATTGAGCCTAAAGCAACAACCGCTTGCGCTACGGGGCAGTATCAAAAACCGCTGTTGCTGAGCCAAATCCGTTTGGCTGCCAGAGAAGACGCGATTTATGGCCAGTTATTTTCACTGGATAAAGATGCCACTAGCCAATTACATTATCATTTACAAGATCTGACAACAGCCGTCACAACTACCGTATTAAGCCATAGCACAATGCTAGACGAGCTTAAATATCCGTATACTGATCAATTATTTCGCCAAGGTGCGCAATATATTGTTAGCGCAACCATTAAAGATTTATCGCTTGGGGATAAAAGCCATCACTTTTGGCAAAGCGCACGCAAACAACGATTTTTTGCCCTAGATGTTGTGCTATACGATTTATTTGAACAAAGTGTGGTGTTTCAACAAGAATATCGAACAGAATCTACTTGGCCTTATAAAGATAACAGTACCCCTGCTAGCCACAGCCAAGCATTTTGGCAGTTGCCTTATGGTCAAAAAATAGACCAAGTATTAACGGCAGTCGCTCAAGACTTGCAACAACAACTGCAGTGTAAGCCGTTATTAACTAGCATTACTCAAGTCAGTAATAACCAAGTGTTCTTTAATATTGGTAAACAACATGGTTTAAAAGTTGGCGATAAACTGCAGTTAATTCAAGTAAAACGCCACCCCGCTCAACCGCAAATAAAGCAGTTAACCCACAGCGATATCCAACTGGTAGTGCGCCAGGTTAGCGAGCAACACGCGATGGCCGAACCTGAACAGCACACCTTAATCCAACATATTCAAGCTGCCGATATTGTAGGTGTGCATAAAAGCCAAGACTAA
- a CDS encoding Panacea domain-containing protein, translated as MVSNIEVAKAILYYSGTNGKPLSKLALMKLVYYCQGYYLGAFNKPMFQEPICAWKLGPVCPNLYQEYPTGDAYIAPPPNDTFFSELSLSVIDVVKFVVDKFTDITPYQLVAKTHTESPWLNHVNPTDNKWDNKEITHDELQAFFQDEIKNMYDQQFAKILDRVDQQAKTIELPATVKGKDAFKAWIFEQAQVL; from the coding sequence ATGGTTAGTAATATCGAAGTAGCAAAAGCGATTTTGTATTACAGCGGTACTAATGGAAAACCACTTAGTAAACTTGCACTCATGAAACTAGTATATTATTGCCAAGGCTATTATCTTGGTGCATTTAATAAACCCATGTTTCAAGAACCAATATGCGCTTGGAAATTGGGGCCGGTGTGTCCAAACCTTTATCAAGAATACCCTACAGGTGATGCTTATATTGCGCCCCCACCAAATGATACTTTTTTTAGTGAGTTATCTTTGTCTGTAATTGATGTTGTAAAATTTGTAGTTGATAAATTTACTGATATAACCCCATATCAGTTGGTTGCAAAGACACATACAGAATCACCTTGGTTAAACCATGTAAACCCTACTGATAATAAGTGGGATAATAAAGAAATAACTCATGACGAGTTACAAGCTTTCTTTCAGGATGAAATTAAAAATATGTATGACCAACAATTTGCTAAAATTTTAGACAGAGTTGATCAACAAGCAAAAACTATTGAGTTACCAGCGACAGTTAAAGGTAAAGATGCTTTTAAAGCTTGGATTTTCGAACAGGCGCAAGTTCTATAA
- a CDS encoding tape measure protein, translating into MSVKQKFIDLVLRGKDLLSPVTTKATEEFKKLQGETKQTSDQLKQLESTQAKLATTRGLELYAAAAAVELSKAKDEVARLSREIDASGKPTKEQAEALKLAGRSAGQLQTEYNKLSGQLSKSKVDLQQNGVNTKNLASEQDRLQKEVLQSSGALQDKRNKLRELGTDLNKTSGSTGKFGESLSGITKRLIAFGAAYIGINQLKSAITSIFTTGDKFERLDIQLTGVMGSIEAGDQATEWIKDFAKNTPLQLDQVTETFVRLKNFGLDPMGGVMQSIIDQSEKLGGGYERVQGISLALGQAWAKQKLQGEEILQLIERGVPVWQLLENVTGKNTAELQKLSSAGALGRDVMKQLIDEIGRSAEGQAAKGMGTLSGLISNAKDELDQFYALVANSGALDWLKTQLAEVNAAISRMTQSGELKVIAKNISDGVVATGQAIKSLVTTVYEWRNSILAVGAVWATLKVGSFFINMLKGSRDLIGSLLTLIGTKKAAAAANALYSLSFNGLIAQIAKARAATAAWMASLTGAGALLSKAGIFGGIAYGVYEIGRLAVAWWDLRAAQKALAESQQEASAANANLEAELDKINTQLGTNYQSTKDLFDAQDAGLITLNKSTGAWESVDKVVKQHSKTLADYQQVWAETTDKLEDAYKQLGISSTKSLQTASEQARLAYETIAAGNEPIEQQQAAFLKYAEAAAKSAKASGESVPEYVKQQAATLGLTKEIGKLTDQKITETQVTDLQAKAYGNMGNDIQQTKNAIAEYRKTIESSTASTEDKTLASEQLTKAEEQLKQQTNALNEVKQLELSTLAQLKLKYDEYTRQMEDLDELYRQNGISAAEYLQQKDRYVQILNVIKPMLGGMKDAEKDLEQQTDFSNKSLAEQQRILEDLAGTTGKAVQYTSLLAKAQQAISQEFNLADKSADQLGARIRELTSHIASNNRVSNIWWTDLARASNQAFTREKQIINETLLIRKYTEQLAQSSVSINDVARVSKALNYEFTQLGDSQLAPLRNAITDAENRILSLRDGLQGTFRSLQDELDRLQDNQSAIEKRNYDNQLADLNAKLKQAQDSNDQAAISAAKQSLALAKEIYAIKTANMVQEQAQNKANATANNPNSPANQAAKPRFATEVAELPRNAIVSNSTSNQTVRLELAMPSGSTYQAQIGSSDASRMLAEIERAASTSL; encoded by the coding sequence ATGTCTGTTAAGCAAAAATTTATTGATTTAGTGCTTCGGGGAAAAGACTTATTAAGCCCCGTTACCACTAAAGCCACTGAAGAATTTAAAAAATTACAGGGCGAAACAAAACAGACATCAGATCAGCTTAAACAGCTTGAAAGTACGCAGGCTAAACTTGCTACCACAAGAGGTTTAGAGCTTTATGCAGCAGCAGCAGCTGTAGAGTTAAGCAAGGCTAAAGATGAAGTTGCCCGTTTGTCGCGTGAAATTGATGCCAGCGGTAAACCTACTAAAGAGCAAGCCGAAGCCTTAAAGCTAGCGGGTAGAAGTGCAGGGCAGTTACAAACAGAATATAACAAGCTAAGTGGCCAGTTATCTAAAAGCAAAGTTGATTTGCAACAAAATGGCGTAAACACTAAAAACTTAGCGAGTGAACAAGACCGATTACAAAAAGAGGTTTTACAGTCTAGCGGTGCATTACAAGATAAACGCAATAAATTACGTGAGCTAGGTACTGATCTTAATAAAACTTCTGGCTCAACCGGTAAATTTGGCGAATCGTTATCGGGCATTACTAAGCGCTTAATAGCATTTGGCGCGGCATATATTGGTATAAACCAATTAAAAAGTGCAATAACCAGCATATTCACCACGGGTGATAAGTTCGAACGTTTAGATATCCAATTAACTGGTGTAATGGGTTCAATTGAAGCTGGCGATCAAGCCACTGAATGGATAAAAGACTTTGCTAAAAATACACCTTTACAGCTAGACCAAGTAACCGAAACCTTTGTAAGGCTTAAAAACTTTGGGTTAGATCCAATGGGCGGCGTTATGCAATCCATTATCGACCAGTCTGAAAAGCTAGGTGGTGGTTACGAACGTGTTCAAGGTATCTCACTGGCATTAGGTCAGGCCTGGGCTAAACAAAAGCTGCAAGGCGAAGAGATATTGCAGCTAATTGAACGTGGTGTTCCTGTATGGCAACTGCTTGAAAATGTAACCGGTAAAAATACCGCAGAGCTACAAAAACTAAGCAGTGCTGGTGCGCTTGGCCGTGACGTAATGAAACAGCTTATTGATGAAATAGGCCGTTCAGCAGAAGGTCAAGCAGCTAAAGGCATGGGTACACTGTCTGGATTAATTTCTAACGCTAAAGATGAATTAGATCAATTCTACGCATTAGTAGCCAACTCAGGTGCTTTAGACTGGCTTAAAACTCAGTTGGCTGAAGTTAATGCTGCAATATCCCGCATGACACAAAGTGGTGAACTAAAAGTAATTGCCAAAAACATCAGTGACGGTGTTGTTGCTACTGGCCAAGCTATTAAATCTTTAGTTACAACTGTTTATGAATGGCGTAACTCTATTCTAGCCGTAGGTGCAGTATGGGCAACGCTTAAAGTTGGTAGCTTCTTTATCAACATGCTTAAAGGCAGCCGAGACTTAATTGGTTCATTACTAACATTAATAGGTACTAAGAAAGCCGCAGCAGCAGCCAATGCGCTTTATTCATTGTCATTTAATGGCTTAATTGCACAAATAGCTAAAGCCAGAGCCGCCACCGCCGCATGGATGGCCAGCTTAACGGGAGCGGGTGCTTTACTATCCAAAGCAGGTATATTTGGCGGCATCGCTTACGGTGTTTATGAAATAGGCAGGTTAGCAGTAGCATGGTGGGATTTAAGGGCTGCTCAAAAAGCCTTAGCAGAAAGCCAACAAGAGGCATCAGCGGCCAATGCTAATTTAGAAGCTGAATTGGATAAAATTAATACGCAGCTAGGCACCAACTATCAAAGCACTAAGGACTTATTTGATGCCCAAGATGCAGGGTTAATTACGTTAAACAAATCAACGGGCGCTTGGGAATCGGTTGATAAAGTTGTTAAGCAACATAGTAAAACGTTAGCAGATTACCAACAAGTATGGGCCGAAACGACAGATAAGCTTGAAGATGCTTATAAGCAATTAGGTATTTCATCGACTAAAAGTCTACAAACAGCATCAGAGCAAGCAAGATTAGCTTATGAAACAATTGCTGCTGGCAATGAACCTATTGAACAGCAGCAAGCAGCGTTTTTAAAATATGCAGAAGCGGCAGCTAAGTCAGCAAAAGCATCAGGTGAAAGCGTACCCGAATATGTTAAACAACAAGCTGCAACTCTAGGTTTAACTAAAGAGATTGGCAAGCTAACTGATCAAAAGATAACAGAAACACAAGTTACAGATCTGCAAGCAAAAGCCTACGGTAATATGGGCAATGATATTCAGCAAACTAAAAATGCTATTGCAGAATATAGAAAAACAATAGAAAGCAGCACGGCATCAACAGAAGATAAAACACTTGCATCAGAGCAGCTAACTAAAGCTGAAGAACAACTAAAACAACAAACTAACGCATTAAATGAAGTTAAGCAGTTAGAGCTATCAACACTTGCCCAACTAAAACTTAAATATGATGAATACACGCGGCAGATGGAAGATCTAGACGAGTTATACCGTCAAAATGGAATTAGTGCGGCAGAGTATCTTCAGCAAAAAGATAGATATGTTCAAATACTGAATGTTATTAAACCAATGCTAGGTGGCATGAAAGATGCCGAAAAAGATTTAGAGCAACAAACCGACTTTTCTAATAAAAGCTTAGCCGAGCAGCAAAGAATACTAGAGGATTTAGCAGGTACAACCGGTAAGGCTGTTCAATATACTAGTTTACTTGCTAAGGCCCAACAGGCTATTAGTCAGGAATTTAATCTTGCCGATAAATCCGCAGATCAACTAGGAGCAAGAATAAGAGAGCTAACAAGCCATATTGCTTCTAATAATCGCGTTTCTAATATTTGGTGGACAGATTTAGCCAGGGCAAGCAATCAAGCTTTCACCCGTGAAAAGCAAATTATTAATGAAACATTATTAATAAGAAAATATACAGAACAACTAGCTCAAAGTAGTGTTTCTATTAACGACGTTGCACGAGTTTCAAAAGCCTTAAACTATGAATTCACCCAACTAGGCGATAGCCAACTAGCCCCGTTACGTAATGCTATTACCGATGCCGAAAACCGCATTTTATCATTACGCGACGGCTTGCAAGGCACGTTCAGAAGCTTGCAAGATGAACTAGACCGTTTGCAGGATAACCAATCTGCAATTGAAAAGCGTAACTATGACAACCAACTAGCCGATTTAAATGCCAAATTAAAACAAGCTCAAGATTCTAATGATCAGGCGGCAATAAGTGCAGCTAAACAGTCATTAGCATTAGCTAAAGAAATTTACGCTATTAAAACTGCAAACATGGTTCAAGAGCAAGCGCAGAACAAAGCCAATGCAACAGCCAATAACCCAAACAGCCCAGCTAACCAAGCAGCAAAACCACGCTTTGCAACCGAAGTTGCAGAGCTGCCAAGAAACGCCATTGTAAGCAACAGCACCTCAAACCAAACAGTGAGATTAGAACTAGCCATGCCATCAGGTTCAACCTATCAAGCACAAATAGGCAGTAGCGACGCAAGCCGCATGTTGGCTGAAATAGAGCGCGCAGCGAGTACATCATTATGA
- the flgN gene encoding flagellar export chaperone FlgN yields the protein MNTDTASTLLDQQQQHLDALLLLLRQELAALSERDIASLEQLTKEKTQLLISVEQTDKAVGQLPNLAEIKKLSWFIDAVAKIDTVLAECKQQNAVNQQVLDQSQLTLERFKNTLLSQQGKSGLTYTNKGKPSVDSIGKGIKA from the coding sequence ATGAATACTGATACAGCCTCTACCCTATTAGATCAACAACAGCAGCACTTAGATGCGCTGCTTTTGCTATTGCGGCAAGAACTTGCCGCGCTGTCTGAGCGCGACATTGCCAGCTTAGAACAGCTAACTAAAGAAAAGACTCAGTTGCTTATTAGCGTTGAGCAAACCGATAAAGCGGTTGGCCAATTACCTAACCTAGCTGAGATTAAAAAATTAAGTTGGTTTATAGATGCAGTAGCTAAAATTGATACTGTGTTAGCTGAGTGCAAACAACAAAATGCCGTTAATCAGCAAGTGTTAGATCAAAGTCAGTTAACGCTAGAGCGGTTTAAAAACACCTTATTATCGCAACAAGGTAAATCTGGCTTAACTTATACTAACAAAGGTAAACCCTCTGTCGACAGTATTGGCAAAGGCATTAAAGCTTAA
- a CDS encoding chemotaxis protein CheV: MAGVLDSVNQRTQLVGQNRLELLLFKLAGRQRYGINVFKVREVIQCPPLTAVPRRNKYVKGIAYIRGQAISVIDLSLAIGGKPITDISNSFIVIAEYNRSVQGFLVNGVERIININWEKIMPPPQGASGKQSYLTAVTEVDNDLIEILDVEKVLEEITPSATTVTTVIDTQRIAEDLGERLILIADDSAVARNQVKRALEGLGVQMQLVNNGREALNFLQHTAQSCNHCITEKIGLIISDIEMPEMDGYTLTAEIKSDAKLKQLHVILHTSLSGVFNQQMVQKVGADDFIAKFNPNELAESVQKWLQIA; encoded by the coding sequence ATGGCAGGAGTTTTAGATTCCGTTAATCAGCGTACGCAATTAGTCGGTCAAAATAGACTTGAATTGTTGTTGTTTAAATTGGCTGGACGACAACGTTACGGGATTAACGTATTTAAAGTGCGCGAAGTTATCCAATGTCCTCCTTTAACGGCCGTGCCAAGGCGCAATAAATATGTAAAAGGTATAGCTTATATCCGTGGCCAAGCTATTTCAGTTATTGATTTAAGTTTAGCGATAGGCGGCAAACCTATCACCGATATCAGTAATAGTTTTATTGTTATTGCTGAATATAACCGCTCGGTACAAGGCTTCTTAGTTAATGGTGTTGAACGCATCATTAATATTAACTGGGAAAAAATTATGCCTCCGCCGCAAGGCGCAAGTGGTAAGCAAAGTTATTTAACTGCCGTGACTGAAGTTGATAATGATTTAATTGAGATTTTAGATGTTGAGAAAGTTTTAGAAGAAATTACGCCTTCGGCCACAACTGTTACTACAGTAATAGACACCCAGCGCATTGCAGAGGACTTAGGTGAAAGACTCATTTTAATCGCCGACGATTCAGCCGTAGCGCGTAATCAAGTAAAGCGAGCATTAGAAGGCTTAGGTGTGCAGATGCAACTAGTCAATAATGGCCGTGAAGCGCTTAACTTTTTACAACACACGGCGCAAAGTTGTAATCATTGTATCACCGAAAAAATTGGTTTAATAATTTCCGATATTGAAATGCCTGAAATGGACGGTTATACCTTAACAGCAGAAATTAAGTCTGATGCCAAATTAAAACAGTTACATGTTATTTTACATACCTCGTTAAGCGGGGTATTTAACCAGCAAATGGTGCAGAAAGTGGGTGCAGATGACTTTATTGCCAAGTTTAATCCCAACGAACTGGCAGAGTCTGTCCAGAAATGGTTGCAAATAGCGTAA